One region of Dokdonia sp. 4H-3-7-5 genomic DNA includes:
- a CDS encoding CusA/CzcA family heavy metal efflux RND transporter, translated as MLSHIINFSIRNKFVVLLFTAFIIGFGLYSLSQIPIGAVPDVTNNQVQVITTSRNLSTQDMEQFITYPVELEMANLPGVIEIRSVSKFGLSVVTIVFEDDMGTYLPRQLIAEKIKSASEKIPKGFGTPEMGPITTGLGEIYQYILDVEPEFKDRYNAEDLRTIQDWIVKRQLSGIPGVVEVNTWGGFLKQYEVAINTEKLNAMDISAREIFTALEMNNSVSGGGYIEKVNQAFFIRGEGLISSLDDISNIVVKNDDGVPVYIKDVAKVGYGSATRFGAITGNGEGEKVLGQVMMLKDANSKKVIEAVKERVAEMSKSLPEGVYINAFLDRSDLIAKTTFTVAENLILGCLIVIFVVVLLLGNFRSGLVVASVIPLCLLFALSLMYIFGVDANLMSLGAIDFGIIIDGAVIIVEFIAFEITRKKDEIYAFAKAEQQQLKDKITFSGASKMMNSAIFGQLIILIVFIPILSLSGVEGKMFKPMALTFSFALIGAMIFCFTYVPVAASMFLKPSNATDKNISVRLMKWLNKMYEPVIHWALQSKRLVLGIAVVLLAIAIYLYSTMGGEFVPTLDEGDFVIQPVLKTGTSLSNTVEITTEIEKILLSQFPEVKQVVTRIGAAEVPTDPMSMEESDVIIVLKPKGEWTSASSKDELADKFKKALAVIPGMEVEFTQPIEMRFNELITGVRADIAIKIFGDDLEILAKKGSEIGALIENVAGAADVSVEKVAGLPEMSVQYNRAKIARYGLNIQDLNDMVSMGFAGKTAGSVFEGEKRFDLVVRLDKEKRQDIDNLKNLYIDLPAGGKIPLSELATISYKTGAAKISRDDTRRRIVVGVNVRNRDLQSVVADVQKLINENVKLPIGYSITYGGQFENLQSAKARLMVAVPIALILIFILLYFAFKSVKEALMIYSAIPLAAVGGVLLLWLRDLPFSISAGVGFIALFGIAVLNGIVLIEHFKELQKEGFESIEALIKQGTKDRLRAVLLTASAAALGFLPMAISTNAGAEVQRPLATVVIGGLITATLLTLIVLPVLYAYLNTPKKNNEGLSKGKVTTIGIVVLLFSVNLGAQEEAKSLQELIPLAIENNLGLKASRLEVAQSEALINSAFSFDKTQVYYEFDENNLAINDRPLRVFGIQQDFKFPTVYFSEKSVNKASVKVASSAFDIKKKEIERKVIGAYYDYQIARQKERVYSALDSLYTDFSRMASRRFELGETNYLEKITATSKQKQVELSYKQAQSEVALAYGDLLKVVQVDEAIVVASEPSFKVALATLDISSSAEVAYYQNRVSLLQAKGRFEKQQLLPDLSLNYFQGTNSGLNGSLYGYQLGVKIPILFGGQSAKIKAAKIAEDIAVTQSSEYEIQLDAKYNALTEKLSQLQEALDYYENEGASLSQEILKTANGSFRNGEINFYQYIQSLESAYEIRLSHLEKLHVYNQTVIAINYLTL; from the coding sequence ATGCTATCACATATTATCAATTTCAGCATAAGAAACAAGTTTGTTGTTCTCTTATTTACGGCCTTTATTATAGGTTTTGGGCTGTATTCCTTGTCGCAAATTCCTATAGGTGCCGTGCCAGATGTTACAAACAATCAGGTGCAGGTTATTACTACTTCACGTAATCTCTCTACGCAGGATATGGAGCAATTCATAACCTACCCTGTAGAGTTAGAAATGGCAAACTTACCAGGCGTGATAGAGATACGCTCTGTTTCAAAATTTGGATTATCTGTCGTCACCATTGTATTTGAGGACGATATGGGAACCTATTTGCCTAGGCAGCTCATTGCTGAGAAAATCAAATCTGCATCAGAAAAAATCCCTAAGGGTTTTGGCACACCAGAGATGGGGCCTATCACAACCGGACTAGGTGAGATTTACCAATACATACTTGATGTAGAACCAGAATTTAAAGACAGGTATAATGCTGAAGATTTAAGAACCATCCAAGATTGGATAGTAAAGCGCCAGCTCTCAGGAATTCCGGGAGTAGTTGAGGTAAATACCTGGGGCGGATTCTTAAAGCAGTACGAAGTTGCTATCAATACAGAAAAACTTAACGCGATGGATATAAGTGCGCGCGAGATTTTTACAGCTTTAGAAATGAATAATAGTGTCTCTGGAGGTGGCTATATAGAAAAGGTAAATCAGGCATTTTTTATACGTGGGGAGGGTCTCATTTCATCACTAGATGATATAAGTAACATCGTGGTTAAGAATGACGATGGAGTACCTGTGTATATAAAAGACGTTGCCAAAGTAGGTTATGGGAGCGCCACACGTTTTGGAGCAATTACCGGAAACGGTGAGGGCGAGAAGGTGCTAGGGCAAGTGATGATGCTTAAAGATGCAAATTCTAAAAAAGTGATAGAAGCTGTAAAGGAACGCGTTGCCGAGATGTCGAAATCACTTCCAGAGGGTGTATATATTAATGCATTTTTAGACCGTAGTGACCTTATTGCAAAAACCACCTTTACCGTTGCCGAAAATCTCATTTTAGGATGTCTAATTGTGATTTTTGTAGTGGTTTTATTACTCGGTAATTTTAGATCTGGGCTAGTAGTGGCATCCGTAATTCCGTTGTGTTTGTTATTTGCATTATCACTTATGTACATCTTTGGAGTAGATGCAAACTTGATGAGTCTTGGCGCTATAGATTTTGGGATTATTATAGACGGCGCGGTCATAATTGTAGAATTTATAGCATTTGAAATAACGAGAAAGAAAGATGAGATTTACGCTTTCGCGAAAGCGGAACAACAACAATTAAAAGATAAGATTACATTCTCTGGAGCATCAAAAATGATGAATTCGGCCATCTTTGGTCAGCTTATTATTTTGATAGTTTTTATTCCTATTCTCTCACTGAGCGGTGTAGAAGGAAAAATGTTTAAGCCTATGGCGCTCACCTTTAGCTTTGCATTAATAGGAGCGATGATTTTTTGTTTTACGTATGTACCCGTAGCGGCATCTATGTTTTTAAAACCATCTAATGCGACAGATAAAAATATCTCCGTAAGGTTAATGAAATGGCTAAATAAAATGTATGAGCCAGTTATTCACTGGGCATTACAGAGCAAGAGACTCGTATTAGGAATTGCGGTAGTTTTACTTGCAATAGCTATCTATTTGTATAGCACCATGGGTGGAGAATTTGTCCCCACACTTGATGAAGGTGATTTTGTGATTCAGCCAGTATTAAAAACAGGAACCTCTCTAAGTAACACAGTAGAAATTACCACCGAAATTGAGAAAATACTATTAAGTCAATTTCCAGAAGTAAAGCAAGTGGTAACTCGTATAGGTGCTGCAGAGGTGCCTACAGATCCCATGTCTATGGAAGAAAGCGATGTGATTATTGTACTCAAACCTAAAGGAGAGTGGACGTCTGCCTCGTCAAAAGATGAGCTGGCAGATAAGTTTAAAAAAGCACTTGCTGTCATCCCGGGAATGGAAGTAGAGTTTACACAACCTATAGAGATGCGTTTTAATGAATTGATTACCGGTGTACGTGCAGATATTGCGATTAAGATTTTTGGCGATGATCTTGAAATCCTTGCAAAGAAAGGAAGTGAGATAGGAGCTCTTATCGAAAACGTAGCAGGCGCAGCAGATGTTTCTGTTGAGAAAGTGGCAGGCTTGCCTGAGATGAGTGTGCAATACAATAGAGCAAAAATAGCTAGGTATGGTCTCAATATTCAGGATCTCAATGATATGGTTTCCATGGGATTTGCGGGTAAGACTGCTGGAAGCGTTTTTGAAGGAGAAAAGCGTTTTGACCTAGTAGTACGACTAGACAAGGAGAAGCGTCAAGATATCGATAACCTTAAAAATCTATACATTGATCTCCCTGCTGGTGGAAAAATACCATTAAGCGAACTAGCAACTATAAGCTATAAAACAGGAGCTGCCAAAATATCTCGTGACGATACAAGAAGAAGAATTGTAGTGGGTGTTAACGTGCGTAATCGTGATTTACAATCTGTGGTGGCTGACGTCCAGAAGTTGATTAACGAGAATGTAAAATTACCTATAGGGTATTCTATTACTTATGGAGGGCAGTTTGAAAACTTACAAAGTGCAAAGGCACGATTAATGGTTGCGGTGCCTATTGCACTTATTCTCATATTTATTCTTCTCTATTTTGCTTTTAAATCTGTCAAGGAAGCACTGATGATTTATTCTGCAATACCGCTGGCTGCAGTAGGAGGTGTTCTCTTATTGTGGCTGCGTGATCTACCTTTCAGTATTTCGGCCGGCGTAGGTTTTATTGCGTTGTTTGGGATTGCAGTTTTAAATGGAATTGTATTAATAGAGCATTTTAAAGAATTACAAAAAGAAGGTTTTGAAAGTATAGAAGCGTTAATAAAGCAAGGAACAAAAGATAGGTTGAGGGCTGTTTTACTCACAGCATCTGCTGCGGCTTTAGGGTTTTTACCTATGGCAATTTCTACAAATGCTGGAGCCGAGGTGCAGCGACCGCTAGCCACTGTGGTAATAGGAGGGTTGATTACAGCGACCTTACTTACCCTCATCGTATTGCCAGTTCTGTATGCTTACCTAAATACTCCTAAGAAAAATAATGAAGGCTTGTCCAAAGGCAAGGTTACAACCATAGGTATAGTGGTATTACTATTTTCTGTAAACCTAGGAGCGCAAGAAGAGGCTAAGTCGTTGCAAGAGTTAATCCCATTAGCTATTGAAAATAATCTTGGGTTAAAAGCGAGTAGGCTAGAAGTAGCACAATCTGAAGCCTTGATTAATAGCGCTTTTAGCTTTGATAAAACGCAGGTGTATTATGAGTTTGACGAGAATAATCTGGCCATAAACGATCGACCACTACGGGTTTTTGGGATACAGCAGGACTTTAAATTTCCCACCGTTTATTTTTCAGAAAAGAGCGTAAATAAAGCCAGCGTTAAGGTGGCTTCTAGTGCGTTTGATATTAAGAAAAAGGAAATTGAGCGTAAAGTAATAGGAGCTTATTATGACTATCAAATTGCTAGACAAAAGGAACGAGTGTATAGCGCACTAGATAGTTTGTACACAGATTTTTCTAGAATGGCGTCAAGGCGTTTTGAACTAGGAGAGACTAATTACCTAGAGAAGATTACTGCGACTTCTAAGCAAAAACAGGTGGAGCTTAGCTATAAACAAGCGCAGAGCGAAGTAGCACTTGCCTATGGGGATTTACTAAAAGTGGTGCAGGTAGACGAAGCTATTGTAGTCGCTAGTGAGCCTTCGTTTAAAGTAGCGCTAGCAACTTTAGATATAAGCAGTAGTGCAGAAGTGGCATATTATCAAAACAGAGTATCCCTGCTTCAGGCAAAGGGTCGTTTTGAAAAACAACAGCTCCTGCCAGATCTAAGTCTCAATTATTTTCAAGGAACAAATTCTGGGCTTAATGGTAGTCTTTATGGATATCAATTAGGAGTGAAGATCCCAATATTATTTGGCGGTCAATCTGCTAAAATAAAAGCAGCAAAAATCGCCGAAGATATCGCAGTCACACAATCTAGTGAGTATGAGATACAACTCGATGCAAAATATAATGCCCTAACAGAAAAGTTGTCGCAACTTCAAGAAGCACTAGATTATTATGAAAATGAAGGAGCATCACTTTCTCAAGAAATTTTAAAAACAGCAAACGGTAGTTTTAGAAATGGTGAGATTAATTTTTACCAGTATATCCAGAGTCTTGAGAGCGCTTATGAGATAAGACTAAGCCACCTTGAGAAACTCCATGTATACAATCAAACTGTAATTGCCATTAATTACTTAACCTTATAA
- a CDS encoding efflux RND transporter periplasmic adaptor subunit, translating to MIRNLNIIALLGFVLVSCGEKTTDKTEPSSHTEAMDDRIQVTQAQFDQSKMSLGGLEEKSFPTVVTLNGMIDVPPENRAVVTASLGGYIKTTPLLIGDIVRKGQLLVTIENPEFVALQQQYMEVNEQLTYLKAKYDRQVTMRAENITSQKSYLKAESEYKTAVARHTGLDRQLRMINISPASVRAGKISSVVSINAPISGSITKVNVSKGSYVSPATEILEIIDNDHIHLELSVFEKDILKVKKGQAIDFKIPEASSAIYKAEVHLVGTSIEANRTIKVHGHLEDESGVNFLTGMFVDASIVTNSAFAKALPSSSIVTVDENSYILVLDEKQGDTYYFRQAEVEVVQESEGFSLVQFNTNMAADTQFLTKGVFNLLGE from the coding sequence ATGATACGTAACTTAAATATAATAGCATTACTAGGTTTTGTACTAGTAAGCTGTGGAGAAAAAACCACAGACAAAACCGAGCCATCTTCTCATACGGAAGCGATGGATGATCGCATTCAAGTAACTCAGGCGCAGTTTGATCAAAGTAAGATGTCTTTAGGAGGACTGGAAGAAAAATCATTTCCTACAGTAGTTACTTTAAATGGGATGATTGATGTACCGCCAGAAAACAGAGCCGTTGTAACTGCTTCTTTGGGTGGTTATATAAAAACGACTCCATTGCTTATAGGTGATATCGTGCGCAAAGGTCAGCTGCTTGTAACTATTGAAAATCCTGAGTTTGTAGCCCTGCAACAGCAATACATGGAGGTAAATGAGCAACTCACTTATCTCAAAGCGAAATACGACAGACAGGTAACAATGAGAGCAGAAAATATTACCTCTCAAAAAAGTTATCTAAAAGCCGAAAGTGAGTACAAAACAGCAGTTGCTAGACACACGGGATTAGATAGACAACTTAGAATGATTAATATTTCTCCAGCGAGTGTTCGAGCTGGAAAGATAAGTTCTGTGGTAAGCATTAACGCGCCTATTTCGGGAAGCATTACTAAGGTAAACGTTTCAAAAGGATCATACGTTTCACCAGCTACCGAAATTTTAGAAATTATAGACAATGATCATATACATCTAGAACTTTCGGTTTTTGAAAAAGACATCTTAAAAGTAAAGAAAGGTCAGGCAATAGATTTTAAAATCCCAGAAGCTTCTTCAGCGATTTATAAGGCTGAGGTGCATCTTGTAGGCACTTCGATTGAAGCAAATAGAACGATTAAAGTGCATGGACATCTAGAAGATGAGTCTGGTGTTAATTTCTTAACGGGAATGTTTGTAGATGCTAGTATTGTAACAAATTCCGCTTTCGCGAAAGCGTTACCTTCATCCTCCATAGTGACGGTAGATGAGAATTCTTATATCTTAGTGCTAGATGAGAAGCAGGGTGATACCTATTATTTCCGTCAAGCCGAAGTTGAGGTAGTTCAAGAAAGTGAAGGATTTTCATTAGTGCAATTCAATACTAACATGGCGGCCGATACGCAGTTTTTAACTAAAGGAGTGTTTAATTTATTAGGAGAGTAA
- a CDS encoding VIT family protein, with amino-acid sequence MEARIPEKHYIYRSGWLRAAVLGANDGILSTASIVIGVAAASITREPVLLAGVAGLVAGALSMAAGEYVSVSSQTDVEKSDLAREQRELIETPHEELLELARIYERRGLSPATALEVATQLTAHNALEAHARDELGIHEMTEAKPLQAALSSGVAFTVGGFLPVLVAFMAPLEMMEYVQYIAAILFLIILGVVSAKAGGSSPIKAVLRITFWGTLAMGLTALIGQFFNVSI; translated from the coding sequence ATGGAGGCAAGGATACCAGAAAAGCATTACATCTATAGAAGTGGGTGGCTTAGGGCGGCAGTACTTGGTGCAAACGACGGGATTCTGTCTACAGCGAGTATCGTTATAGGAGTTGCGGCTGCAAGTATTACTAGAGAACCTGTATTACTTGCAGGTGTTGCCGGCTTAGTGGCTGGCGCATTATCTATGGCAGCTGGAGAGTATGTATCTGTTAGTTCGCAAACAGATGTTGAGAAGTCTGATCTTGCTCGTGAGCAGCGCGAACTTATAGAAACACCACATGAGGAGCTCCTAGAGCTAGCAAGAATATATGAGCGTCGTGGTCTCAGTCCAGCGACTGCGCTAGAAGTTGCCACCCAATTAACAGCTCATAATGCCTTAGAAGCGCACGCAAGAGATGAACTAGGAATACATGAAATGACGGAGGCAAAACCATTGCAAGCAGCACTTTCTTCTGGTGTGGCTTTTACAGTGGGTGGTTTTTTACCTGTACTGGTTGCTTTTATGGCGCCTTTAGAGATGATGGAATATGTGCAATATATAGCTGCCATTTTATTTTTAATCATTTTAGGTGTCGTGTCAGCAAAGGCTGGAGGGTCGAGCCCTATAAAGGCTGTGCTTAGAATTACTTTCTGGGGTACGCTGGCTATGGGATTAACTGCACTTATAGGTCAGTTCTTTAATGTGAGTATCTAA
- a CDS encoding YgjV family protein yields the protein MEINPTEIVGYLASLFVLLSFLNKDLRKLRIVNSIGCALFVTYGVLLGSIPIIITNLAILFVNGYYLFVKKD from the coding sequence ATGGAAATCAATCCTACAGAAATTGTCGGTTACTTAGCAAGTCTTTTTGTATTGTTATCATTTTTAAATAAAGATCTACGAAAGTTGCGTATTGTAAACTCTATAGGTTGTGCATTATTTGTAACGTATGGAGTGTTATTAGGTAGTATTCCTATCATTATTACTAATCTTGCAATACTATTTGTAAACGGATATTATCTCTTTGTAAAGAAGGATTAA
- a CDS encoding RNA methyltransferase: MQPDNFTNEFFGIGIQNGKTPENLGVLWRSAQNLGASFIFTIGNRYAKQSSDTHNAVKAMPYYHYDTFDDFFKHLPKGVRIVGVELDDRAETLETFHHPRRCVYLLGAEDHGLTNEAIEKSHFLIKFPSTLSLNVSVAGSIVLYDRTRVKPRS, encoded by the coding sequence ATGCAACCAGACAACTTTACAAACGAATTTTTTGGCATTGGGATACAGAATGGTAAAACACCAGAAAATCTAGGTGTTTTATGGCGCTCTGCTCAAAACCTAGGAGCCAGTTTTATTTTTACCATCGGTAATAGATATGCAAAGCAATCTAGTGATACGCATAATGCGGTAAAGGCAATGCCGTATTACCATTATGATACCTTTGATGACTTTTTTAAGCACTTGCCTAAAGGTGTACGCATTGTAGGTGTAGAGCTTGATGATCGCGCAGAGACGCTAGAAACCTTTCATCACCCGCGTCGTTGCGTTTACTTATTGGGTGCAGAAGATCATGGTCTTACTAATGAGGCTATAGAAAAGTCGCATTTTCTTATAAAATTCCCATCTACATTAAGTCTCAATGTTTCGGTGGCGGGAAGTATTGTGCTTTACGATAGGACTAGGGTAAAGCCTAGATCTTGA
- the era gene encoding GTPase Era yields MSHKAGFVNIIGNPNVGKSTLMNAFVGERLSIITSKAQTTRHRILGIVNGEDFQMLLSDTPGIIKPAYELQASMMDFVKSAFEDADVLLYIVELGEKELKDEAFFNKIRGSKIPVLLLINKIDKGNEDTLAEALKLWSEKVPNAEVFAISALESFGVPQVFNRIIELLPESPAFYPKDQLTDKPERFFVNEIIREKILMHYKKEIPYAVEIDTEDFFEEDEIIRMRSVIMVERDSQKGIIIGHKGTALKRVGVEARKDLQKFFGKQVHIELYVKVNKNWRSNSNQLKRFGYNQK; encoded by the coding sequence ATGTCTCATAAAGCAGGATTTGTAAACATCATCGGTAACCCTAATGTGGGTAAAAGTACGCTTATGAATGCCTTTGTGGGCGAGCGTCTTAGTATCATCACCTCAAAAGCGCAGACTACGCGTCACCGTATTTTAGGTATTGTAAATGGGGAGGATTTCCAGATGCTATTGAGTGATACGCCTGGTATTATAAAGCCGGCATATGAGTTACAGGCTTCTATGATGGACTTTGTAAAAAGTGCTTTTGAAGATGCAGATGTACTTTTATACATTGTAGAGCTAGGTGAGAAAGAGCTTAAAGATGAGGCATTTTTTAATAAAATACGCGGTTCAAAAATCCCTGTTTTATTACTTATAAATAAAATAGATAAAGGTAACGAAGATACACTAGCAGAGGCTTTAAAATTATGGTCTGAAAAAGTACCAAATGCTGAGGTGTTTGCTATATCTGCACTCGAGAGCTTTGGTGTGCCACAGGTATTCAATAGAATTATAGAACTCTTGCCAGAGTCACCAGCTTTTTATCCTAAGGACCAACTTACAGACAAACCAGAGCGCTTTTTTGTAAATGAGATTATCCGTGAGAAAATCTTGATGCACTACAAGAAGGAAATTCCTTATGCTGTAGAGATTGATACAGAAGATTTCTTTGAAGAGGATGAGATTATCCGCATGCGATCAGTCATTATGGTGGAGCGTGATAGCCAGAAAGGAATTATAATTGGACATAAAGGAACTGCTCTAAAAAGAGTAGGTGTAGAGGCTAGAAAGGATTTGCAGAAATTCTTTGGTAAGCAAGTACATATTGAGCTTTATGTAAAGGTGAATAAGAACTGGAGAAGTAATTCTAACCAGCTTAAGCGTTTTGGATACAACCAGAAGTAA
- a CDS encoding RNA methyltransferase: MNRKLKNSELNRKSVSDFKEAEKTPIIIVLDNIRSLNNVGSVFRTSDAFLVEKIYLCGITATPPHRDIQKTALGATDAVTWEYVEDSIALVRKLKEDGVHVCAIEQAEGAVMLDKFVPTTGEKYAVVFGNEVKGVQQEIVSLSNTVIEIPQVGTKHSLNISVSAGVVIWDLFSKLGVS; this comes from the coding sequence ATGAATAGAAAACTTAAAAATAGCGAACTCAACCGAAAATCTGTTTCTGATTTTAAAGAGGCAGAGAAGACGCCTATAATTATCGTACTGGATAATATACGTAGCCTTAATAATGTAGGGTCCGTTTTCCGAACTTCAGATGCTTTTTTAGTAGAGAAAATCTATCTCTGTGGCATTACTGCAACGCCACCGCATCGCGATATACAAAAGACAGCCTTAGGAGCGACAGATGCTGTAACTTGGGAATATGTAGAAGACAGTATTGCTCTAGTGAGAAAATTAAAAGAGGATGGTGTTCATGTGTGTGCAATAGAGCAAGCAGAAGGAGCAGTGATGCTTGATAAGTTTGTGCCCACTACTGGTGAGAAGTATGCTGTTGTTTTTGGAAACGAAGTAAAGGGTGTTCAGCAAGAAATTGTGTCTCTAAGTAATACTGTTATTGAAATCCCACAGGTGGGTACAAAGCATTCTCTTAATATTTCTGTGAGCGCTGGGGTAGTTATCTGGGACCTATTCAGCAAGTTAGGAGTTTCTTAA
- a CDS encoding DUF4199 domain-containing protein yields the protein MSKFTMPIRFAFAMSGGLIAYFLVLSLFNLHTNVLFSLFNGVIVGFGIYEVIKYTQIKNGATYSYTDGMVNGVVSGFVATIIFTGFFALYAGNVNPEFLDGLIGPWEQTYNTSIGSVVFTVAIAGFATAVCLSLCFMQLFKPSWNTEGTKKVLKDRGDSVRG from the coding sequence ATGTCAAAATTCACAATGCCTATCAGATTTGCTTTTGCAATGAGCGGTGGCCTCATAGCGTACTTCTTAGTACTTTCTCTATTTAATTTGCATACTAATGTGCTATTCTCACTCTTTAATGGAGTGATCGTAGGCTTTGGTATATACGAGGTTATCAAGTACACACAAATCAAAAACGGAGCTACATATAGCTATACCGACGGTATGGTAAATGGAGTTGTCTCGGGATTTGTAGCAACTATCATTTTTACAGGGTTTTTTGCATTATATGCAGGAAACGTAAATCCAGAATTTTTAGATGGATTAATAGGTCCTTGGGAGCAAACGTATAATACAAGTATAGGTTCTGTGGTGTTTACAGTAGCGATTGCAGGTTTTGCAACTGCGGTATGCTTATCTCTTTGCTTTATGCAATTATTTAAGCCAAGTTGGAACACAGAAGGAACAAAGAAAGTATTAAAAGATAGAGGTGACTCTGTGAGAGGGTAA
- the rplU gene encoding 50S ribosomal protein L21 — MYAIVEIAGQQFKVAKDQKVFVNRLSTEEGKTVDFDKVLLVGDGSNITLGAPAIDGALVGAKVLRHLKGDKVIVFKKKRRKGYRVKNGHRQSLTEIVIESIATSGAKKAAPKKEEKKAEPKAAAPAKETAPKATAKKSSKADDLKKVEGIGPKIAETLVEAGISTFAELAKTDAAKISEIIAGVRGNHVTDTWPAQAQMAADGKWDELKKWQDELDGGKA; from the coding sequence ATGTACGCAATTGTAGAGATAGCAGGGCAGCAATTTAAAGTTGCAAAAGACCAAAAAGTCTTTGTTAACCGCCTATCTACCGAAGAAGGAAAAACTGTCGATTTCGACAAAGTACTTTTGGTAGGAGACGGATCTAACATCACTTTAGGCGCCCCAGCTATAGACGGAGCTCTAGTAGGAGCAAAAGTCTTAAGACACCTTAAAGGTGACAAAGTAATCGTTTTCAAGAAGAAAAGACGTAAAGGATACCGTGTGAAAAACGGACACCGCCAGTCTCTTACTGAAATCGTAATTGAAAGTATCGCTACTTCTGGAGCTAAGAAAGCTGCTCCTAAGAAAGAAGAGAAAAAAGCTGAACCTAAAGCTGCTGCTCCTGCAAAGGAAACTGCACCTAAGGCTACTGCAAAAAAATCTTCTAAAGCAGACGATCTTAAAAAAGTAGAAGGTATCGGACCTAAAATTGCTGAAACTCTTGTAGAGGCAGGAATTTCAACTTTTGCAGAACTTGCAAAAACTGATGCTGCTAAGATTTCTGAAATTATCGCAGGTGTACGTGGAAATCACGTAACTGACACATGGCCAGCACAAGCACAAATGGCTGCTGATGGTAAGTGGGATGAGCTTAAGAAATGGCAAGACGAATTAGACGGTGGTAAAGCTTAA
- the rpmA gene encoding 50S ribosomal protein L27 produces the protein MAHKKGVGSSKNGRESESKRLGVKIFGGQAAIAGNIIVRQRGNTHHPGENVYGGKDHTLHARVDGVVKFQKKRDNKSYVSIVPFEA, from the coding sequence ATGGCTCACAAAAAAGGAGTTGGTAGTTCTAAAAACGGTCGCGAATCAGAATCGAAACGCTTAGGTGTTAAGATCTTTGGAGGACAAGCTGCAATCGCAGGGAACATCATCGTACGTCAAAGAGGTAATACGCATCACCCAGGTGAGAACGTATACGGAGGAAAAGATCACACACTACACGCAAGAGTAGATGGTGTTGTAAAATTCCAAAAGAAAAGAGACAACAAATCTTACGTTTCTATCGTGCCTTTTGAGGCATAA
- a CDS encoding DUF6503 family protein, which translates to MKKLLITSIVYCLAFAKADFATAQSLRPVTGAEIIKKSIAFHDPNGNWSTFQGEFTLALDMPEKASRKSAITLDIPNEYFNLTTEQEETTSFREISSDTCKYTDETGEVTTTTTNSKECERTRMYRDYYSYLYGLPMKLHDPGTQIDPMVKNVTFKGKKFIMVKITYDEAVGSDVWQFYFNPSTYALEVYQFFKGTDETTGEYILLDDIALIEGIKMPKNRAWYYNKDDGYLGTDSIVQD; encoded by the coding sequence ATGAAAAAATTATTAATAACGAGTATTGTTTATTGTCTCGCTTTCGCGAAAGCGGACTTTGCAACTGCACAATCTTTGAGACCTGTTACAGGTGCAGAGATTATTAAAAAATCAATAGCATTTCATGACCCTAATGGTAATTGGTCAACTTTTCAAGGGGAATTTACCCTAGCACTTGATATGCCAGAAAAAGCCTCTAGAAAAAGCGCAATCACACTAGACATCCCGAATGAATATTTTAATCTCACCACAGAACAAGAAGAGACAACTTCGTTTAGGGAGATAAGCAGTGACACTTGTAAATATACAGATGAGACTGGAGAAGTAACCACCACAACTACTAATAGCAAAGAGTGCGAGAGAACAAGAATGTATCGCGATTACTATTCCTATTTGTACGGACTTCCTATGAAGTTACATGATCCAGGAACTCAAATAGATCCCATGGTAAAAAATGTCACTTTCAAAGGAAAAAAATTTATCATGGTAAAGATAACTTATGACGAAGCTGTAGGTTCAGATGTTTGGCAATTTTACTTTAACCCCTCTACGTATGCCCTGGAAGTATATCAATTCTTTAAAGGCACCGATGAGACTACAGGCGAGTATATTCTTCTTGATGACATAGCTCTCATCGAAGGTATTAAAATGCCTAAAAACCGCGCTTGGTATTATAACAAGGATGATGGATACTTAGGAACAGATAGCATTGTACAAGATTAA